A stretch of Gorilla gorilla gorilla isolate KB3781 chromosome 9, NHGRI_mGorGor1-v2.1_pri, whole genome shotgun sequence DNA encodes these proteins:
- the KCNE3 gene encoding potassium voltage-gated channel subfamily E member 3, with product METTNGTETWYESLHAVLKALNATLHSNLLCRPGPGLGPDNQTEERRASLPGRDDNSYMYILFVMFLFAVTVGSLILGYTRSRKVDKRSDPYHVYIKNRVSMI from the coding sequence ATGGAGACTACCAATGGAACGGAGACCTGGTATGAGAGCCTGCATGCCGTGCTGAAGGCTCTAAATGCCACTCTTCACAGCAATTTGCTCTGccggccagggccagggctggggccagACAACCAGACTGAAGAGAGGCGGGCCAGCCTACCTGGCCGTGATGACAACTCCTACATGTACATTCTCTTTGTCATGTTTCTATTTGCTGTAACTGTGGGCAGCCTCATCCTGGGATACACCCGCTCCCGCAAAGTGGACAAGCGTAGTGACCCCTATCATGTGTATATCAAGAACCGTGTGTCTATGATCTAA